The following proteins are co-located in the Labrys monachus genome:
- a CDS encoding CbtA family protein codes for MVRSLLIRGMLVGILAGLLAFGFARVFGEPQVDLAIAFEEGHSHAAQAAPAAGGMAMQHAAGEQPEEELVSRDVQGSYGLLTGAVLYGAALGGLFALAFAFAQGRLGPLSPRATAGLIALGGFTAIVLMPQLKYPANPPAVGDAQTIGPRTALYFAMMAVSVLALVAAAGTAGRLTLRFGRWNATLLAAAAYVAAVSLAMLVLPAVDEVPPGFSAALLWKFRLASLGMHAVLWATLGIAFGIAADRLMIPPRRVLAA; via the coding sequence ATGGTCAGATCCCTTTTGATCCGGGGGATGCTCGTCGGCATCCTCGCGGGGCTGCTGGCGTTCGGCTTCGCCAGGGTCTTCGGCGAACCGCAGGTCGACCTCGCCATCGCCTTCGAGGAAGGTCACTCGCATGCCGCGCAGGCGGCTCCGGCCGCCGGCGGCATGGCGATGCAGCACGCCGCGGGCGAACAGCCGGAGGAGGAACTCGTCAGCCGCGACGTGCAGGGCAGCTACGGCCTCCTCACCGGCGCGGTCCTCTACGGTGCCGCGCTCGGCGGCCTCTTCGCGCTGGCCTTCGCTTTCGCGCAGGGACGCCTCGGCCCGCTGAGCCCGCGCGCCACCGCGGGGCTGATCGCGCTGGGCGGCTTCACCGCGATCGTGCTCATGCCCCAGCTCAAATATCCGGCGAACCCGCCGGCGGTCGGCGATGCGCAGACCATCGGCCCGCGCACGGCGCTCTACTTCGCGATGATGGCGGTGTCGGTCCTCGCCCTCGTCGCCGCGGCGGGCACCGCCGGCCGGCTCACGCTCCGCTTCGGCCGCTGGAACGCCACGCTGCTGGCGGCGGCGGCCTATGTCGCGGCGGTCAGTCTCGCCATGCTCGTCCTGCCGGCCGTCGACGAGGTGCCGCCGGGCTTCTCGGCGGCCCTGCTGTGGAAATTCCGGCTGGCATCCCTCGGCATGCATGCGGTGCTGTGGGCGACGCTGGGCATCGCCTTCGGCATCGCGGCCGACCGCCTCATGATACCGCCACGGCGCGTTCTTGCCGCCTGA
- a CDS encoding CbtB domain-containing protein has product MSTATFVPAVQPVAIPAIPVREILPWAVFGGLLAMFAIYFVGAEQGATAIFQGMYIHEFVHDARHLLGFPCH; this is encoded by the coding sequence ATGTCCACCGCCACCTTCGTTCCGGCCGTCCAGCCGGTCGCCATTCCCGCCATCCCCGTCCGGGAGATCCTGCCCTGGGCGGTCTTCGGCGGCCTGCTGGCCATGTTCGCGATCTATTTCGTCGGCGCCGAACAGGGTGCGACCGCGATCTTCCAGGGCATGTACATCCACGAATTCGTGCATGATGCCCGCCACCTCCTCGGCTTTCCCTGCCACTGA
- a CDS encoding histidine phosphatase family protein: protein MTPSLTLICHAATPVLRAAGFPLDEAPDERGLAGARQLAGRFARAGRAVASPALRARRTAEAMGLAAAPLEDLRDCDYGRWAGLAFEEVAASEPDALAAWTTDPDARPHGGESVAMLVRRVGAWLDGEAFAGLSVAVTHASVVRAAVVHAIGAPAASFWRIEAGPLQMADLRRSARGWTLRLGA, encoded by the coding sequence ATGACGCCCAGCCTCACGCTGATCTGCCACGCCGCGACGCCTGTCCTGAGGGCAGCGGGCTTTCCGCTCGACGAGGCGCCCGACGAGCGCGGGCTGGCCGGGGCTCGCCAGCTCGCCGGCCGCTTCGCACGGGCGGGCCGCGCCGTCGCCAGCCCGGCCCTGCGCGCGCGCCGCACCGCCGAGGCGATGGGCCTGGCGGCCGCGCCGCTGGAGGATCTGCGGGACTGCGACTACGGGCGCTGGGCGGGTCTGGCCTTCGAAGAGGTCGCGGCGTCCGAGCCCGATGCCCTGGCGGCCTGGACCACCGATCCCGATGCGAGGCCCCATGGCGGCGAATCCGTCGCCATGCTCGTCCGCCGCGTCGGCGCCTGGCTCGACGGTGAGGCCTTCGCCGGCCTGTCGGTCGCCGTCACCCATGCGTCGGTGGTCAGGGCCGCGGTCGTGCATGCGATCGGCGCGCCCGCCGCCTCCTTCTGGCGGATCGAAGCGGGTCCCTTGCAGATGGCGGACCTGCGCCGTTCGGCGCGCGGCTGGACCTTGAGACTCGGCGCATGA
- a CDS encoding UDP-glucose dehydrogenase family protein produces MRIAMIGTGYVGLVTGACLADFGHVVTCVDKDPAKIEGLLAGRLPIYEPGLDQLVSRNVREERLFFTTELAPAVREANVVFLAVGTPSRRGDGHADLSYVYGAVREIAAAAEGFTVVVTKSTVPVGTGDEVERLILEVRPDADISVVSNPEFLREGAAIEDFKRPDRIVVGTSEERARAVMAEVYRPLHLNQGPLLFTDRRTSEMIKYAANAFLATKITFINEIADLCEKAGANVQEVARGIGLDNRIGSKFLHAGPGYGGSCFPKDTLALLRTGQEHGTPLRIIEAVVGVNDARKTSMARKVIAALDGNIAGKTVAMLGLTFKPNTDDMRESPSIPIVFSLLDKGARVRAYDPQGMEEARKVLTDVDYRASAYDCLDGADIAVIVTEWDEFRALDLERVKSLLKQPVIVDLRNIYRLDDMARHGFRYESIGRAGTTP; encoded by the coding sequence ATGCGCATCGCGATGATCGGAACCGGCTATGTCGGCCTGGTGACGGGGGCCTGCCTGGCCGATTTCGGCCATGTGGTGACCTGCGTCGACAAGGACCCGGCGAAGATCGAGGGCCTGCTCGCCGGCCGGTTGCCGATCTACGAGCCCGGCCTCGACCAGCTCGTCTCCCGCAATGTGCGGGAGGAGCGCCTGTTCTTCACGACGGAGCTGGCGCCGGCGGTGCGGGAGGCCAATGTGGTGTTCCTCGCCGTGGGCACGCCCTCGCGGCGGGGCGACGGCCATGCCGACCTGTCCTATGTCTACGGGGCGGTGCGCGAGATCGCCGCCGCAGCCGAGGGCTTCACCGTGGTGGTCACCAAGTCGACCGTGCCGGTCGGCACCGGCGACGAAGTCGAGCGGCTCATCCTCGAGGTCAGGCCCGACGCGGACATCAGCGTGGTGTCCAACCCGGAATTCCTGCGCGAAGGCGCGGCGATCGAGGATTTCAAGCGCCCCGACCGCATCGTCGTCGGCACGAGCGAGGAGCGGGCGCGGGCCGTGATGGCCGAGGTCTATCGGCCGCTGCATCTCAACCAGGGACCGCTGCTGTTCACCGACCGCCGCACGTCCGAGATGATCAAATACGCCGCCAATGCGTTCCTGGCGACCAAGATCACCTTCATCAACGAGATCGCGGACCTCTGCGAGAAGGCCGGCGCCAACGTCCAGGAAGTCGCCCGCGGCATCGGCCTCGACAACCGCATCGGCTCGAAATTCCTGCATGCGGGGCCGGGCTATGGCGGCTCGTGCTTCCCCAAGGACACGCTGGCGCTGCTGCGGACCGGCCAGGAGCACGGCACGCCGCTGCGCATCATCGAAGCGGTGGTCGGCGTCAACGATGCGCGCAAGACGTCGATGGCGCGCAAGGTCATCGCCGCGCTCGACGGCAACATCGCCGGCAAGACGGTGGCGATGCTCGGCCTCACCTTCAAGCCGAACACCGACGACATGCGCGAAAGCCCGTCGATCCCCATCGTGTTCTCGCTGCTCGACAAGGGCGCCCGGGTGCGGGCCTACGACCCGCAGGGCATGGAAGAGGCGCGCAAGGTGCTGACGGATGTCGATTACCGTGCCAGCGCCTATGATTGCCTCGACGGCGCCGACATCGCGGTGATCGTGACCGAGTGGGACGAGTTCCGTGCCCTCGATCTCGAGCGCGTCAAATCGCTGCTGAAGCAGCCGGTGATCGTCGACCTCAGGAACATCTACCGGCTCGACGACATGGCCCGCCACGGCTTCCGCTATGAGAGCATCGGCCGCGCGGGGACCACGCCCTGA
- a CDS encoding YcaO-like family protein, translating to MTYYRPLQHGFFAQDAIGESAPFSPPLEPFGITRAGDLTSLDTIGIPVWFAVRPNARSLSVSHGAGLTPMQARVSAVMAAVEGAVAEQTRPLVAEFGTPAEMASRGRKLVPLRRLARCNFAAFDGRKQRAWVRGVNHGTGEDVFCPYELIGLDMRVEFPWDYDTFRVDSMGLASGPDFQFAGLNALLEVIEHDAVSAAMLGRRDDLARPLQYHPGVHQGLDLAVQAIYAAGLEVRFFDITSCIGVPVISAVITRPLLRLQAGGEYLSGGYACRLDAGEAALAALLEAVQMRATRNASASEAVTRPSYGVGGGIIAPPAADATPLAVFSKRYPAGDSSSAGRLERVVAAFKADGYHDIFFFDLPSPVSSVRVVRALVPGLRSLTRSDLSRADGHRLDGLAVPATSTAIYEPTS from the coding sequence ATGACTTACTACCGGCCGCTGCAGCATGGTTTCTTCGCACAGGATGCGATTGGTGAATCCGCGCCCTTCTCCCCGCCCCTCGAACCCTTCGGCATCACCCGCGCCGGCGACCTGACGAGCCTCGACACGATCGGAATTCCCGTGTGGTTCGCCGTCCGTCCCAATGCCCGGTCGCTTTCCGTCAGCCATGGTGCGGGCCTCACCCCCATGCAGGCGCGGGTCTCCGCGGTGATGGCGGCGGTCGAAGGTGCGGTGGCCGAGCAGACGCGGCCTCTGGTGGCGGAATTCGGCACGCCCGCGGAGATGGCGTCACGCGGACGAAAGCTGGTGCCGCTGCGGCGGCTGGCGCGCTGCAATTTCGCGGCCTTCGACGGACGCAAGCAGCGGGCCTGGGTCCGCGGCGTGAACCACGGCACCGGAGAGGACGTCTTCTGTCCGTATGAACTCATCGGCCTCGACATGCGTGTCGAGTTCCCGTGGGACTACGATACTTTCCGCGTCGACTCGATGGGCCTCGCCTCAGGCCCCGATTTCCAATTCGCCGGCCTGAACGCGCTGCTTGAAGTGATCGAGCACGATGCGGTTTCCGCCGCCATGCTCGGGCGCCGCGACGATCTGGCCCGCCCCCTGCAATATCATCCCGGTGTGCATCAGGGCCTCGACCTCGCGGTGCAGGCGATCTACGCCGCCGGGCTGGAAGTGCGCTTCTTCGACATTACCAGCTGCATCGGGGTGCCGGTGATCAGCGCGGTGATCACGCGCCCGCTTCTGCGCCTGCAGGCGGGTGGGGAATATCTGTCGGGGGGCTATGCCTGTCGTCTCGACGCCGGCGAGGCAGCGCTCGCCGCCCTGCTCGAGGCGGTGCAGATGCGGGCGACCCGCAACGCCAGCGCGTCCGAAGCGGTCACGCGCCCGTCCTATGGGGTCGGAGGAGGCATCATTGCACCTCCCGCGGCCGATGCAACGCCGCTTGCCGTCTTTTCCAAGCGCTATCCGGCCGGTGACAGCTCGAGTGCCGGGCGTCTGGAGCGGGTGGTGGCGGCCTTCAAGGCCGATGGCTATCACGACATCTTCTTCTTCGACCTGCCGTCCCCGGTATCCTCGGTGCGTGTCGTCCGGGCGCTGGTCCCGGGCCTGAGGAGCCTCACCAGGAGCGATCTTTCCAGAGCCGATGGACATCGGCTCGACGGCCTCGCCGTGCCGGCGACCTCGACGGCAATCTATGAGCCGACATCATGA
- a CDS encoding TfuA-like protein, with the protein MRMTVFAGPSLYGIDEGFLDDFDMLPPAGCGDVLAAVAAGAPAIGLIDGVFGHAPSVWHKEILHAISEGIPVYGAAGIGALRGAECTAFGMIGVGRIFSDYVSGRRVADADVSVAYAPRERGYAPLTVAMVDVEATVEAIGANSVLSPGACRALLRAAQRIHFEERTWPDIIFEAVLADSDAVAAQEAVNLHARSQKCEDALLMLGRMREDAGSRVRSEPDFTFVESRFFSQLRHQLETGSTG; encoded by the coding sequence ATGAGGATGACGGTGTTCGCCGGGCCGAGCCTCTACGGCATCGATGAGGGCTTCCTGGACGATTTCGACATGCTGCCGCCCGCCGGTTGTGGCGATGTGCTGGCCGCGGTGGCGGCCGGGGCGCCCGCGATCGGCCTCATCGACGGGGTCTTCGGCCATGCCCCCTCGGTCTGGCACAAGGAAATCCTCCACGCGATTTCCGAGGGAATTCCCGTCTATGGCGCCGCCGGCATCGGTGCGCTGCGCGGCGCCGAATGCACGGCGTTCGGCATGATCGGCGTGGGACGGATCTTCTCGGATTATGTCAGCGGCCGGCGTGTCGCCGATGCCGATGTGAGCGTCGCCTATGCGCCCCGCGAGCGCGGCTATGCCCCCCTCACCGTCGCGATGGTCGATGTCGAGGCGACCGTGGAGGCGATCGGGGCCAACTCGGTCCTCTCCCCCGGTGCATGCCGGGCGCTGCTGCGCGCCGCCCAGCGCATCCATTTCGAGGAGCGCACCTGGCCGGACATCATCTTCGAGGCCGTCCTGGCCGACAGCGATGCCGTGGCGGCGCAGGAGGCGGTGAATCTGCACGCCCGGAGCCAGAAATGCGAGGACGCCCTGCTGATGCTCGGGCGCATGCGGGAAGACGCCGGCTCCCGCGTGAGGAGCGAGCCGGACTTCACTTTCGTTGAATCCCGCTTCTTCTCCCAGCTGCGCCACCAGCTGGAAACCGGTTCCACCGGTTAG
- the secA gene encoding preprotein translocase subunit SecA → MFGSLAKKLFGSANDRRLKAYHPKVAAIAALEPEVAALSDEALRARTAQFKAELAAGKTINDLLVPAFATVREAAKRVLGQRHFDTQLIGGMVLHEGAIAEMKTGEGKTLVATAPVYLNALAGKGVHVVTVNDYLASRDAEWMGRVYRFLGLTTGTIVHGLDDEERRAAYACDITYGTNNEYGFDYLRDNMKYDMGSMVQRGHAFAIVDEVDSILVDEARTPLIISGPLEDRPELYMTIDALMPNLEADDFELDEKQRTVNLTEKGNERIEQMLGTAGLLREGSMYDAGNVTIVHHVNQALRAHKLFSRDKDYIVRNDEVVIIDEFTGRMMPGRRYSEGLHQALEAKERVQIQPENQTLASITFQNYFRLYEKLAGMTGTAATEADEFMDIYNLEVIEIPTNRPVQRIDDDDEVYRSVDEKYKAIVRLIEECRKRGQPLLVGTTSIEKSEILAQYLVRQGYKQRDFSDPNAFASLYDGDQGTPDEKVFAVLNARYHEQEAFIVSQAGVPGAITIATNMAGRGTDIQLGGNADMRIKVELGDMPAGPEREAAEAGIKAQVAKLKEKALAAGGLYIIGTERHESRRIDNQLRGRSGRQGDPGHSRFFLSLQDDLMRIFGSDRMDGMLQKLGLKEDEAIVHPWINRALEKAQQKVEARNFDIRKNILKYDNVLNDQRKEIFEHRRELMAQESVADSIADFRHLVIDELVRAHVPENAYPEQWDTAGLHAAINDILNLDLPVEDWAKEEGIADEELTTRIIEAADGNAEARAASFGEEVTRQIEKAVLLQTLDNLWREHIVTLDHLRQVIGLRSMAQRDPLIEYKSEGYQLFGELMRRWREDVTRTMFRLQVMQQPPEQPPLPFMTAHHFDPTTGEDEFAAAGSGFGQEAPALAISDAAAMPVVAPEDRDPNDPATWGRVGRNEPCPCGSGKKYKHCHGQIA, encoded by the coding sequence ATGTTCGGCTCGCTCGCCAAGAAACTGTTCGGTTCCGCCAATGACCGTCGGCTGAAAGCCTATCATCCCAAGGTTGCCGCCATTGCCGCGCTCGAGCCGGAGGTGGCGGCCCTCTCGGACGAGGCGCTGCGCGCGCGCACGGCCCAGTTCAAGGCCGAGCTCGCCGCCGGCAAGACCATCAACGACCTGCTGGTGCCGGCTTTCGCCACCGTGCGCGAGGCGGCCAAGCGCGTGCTGGGACAGCGCCATTTCGATACCCAGCTGATCGGCGGCATGGTGCTCCATGAGGGCGCCATCGCCGAGATGAAAACGGGCGAAGGCAAGACGCTGGTGGCGACCGCCCCGGTCTATCTCAACGCCCTCGCCGGCAAGGGCGTGCATGTGGTGACGGTGAACGACTATCTCGCCAGCCGCGACGCCGAATGGATGGGCCGGGTCTACAGGTTCCTCGGCCTCACCACCGGCACCATCGTGCACGGCCTCGACGACGAGGAGCGCCGCGCCGCCTATGCCTGCGACATCACCTACGGCACCAACAACGAATACGGCTTCGACTATCTGCGCGACAACATGAAATACGACATGGGGTCGATGGTGCAGCGCGGCCACGCCTTCGCCATCGTCGACGAGGTCGATTCCATCCTGGTCGACGAAGCGCGCACCCCGCTCATCATTTCGGGCCCGCTGGAAGATCGTCCCGAGCTCTACATGACGATCGACGCCCTGATGCCGAACCTGGAGGCGGACGATTTCGAGCTCGACGAAAAGCAGCGCACCGTCAACCTGACGGAGAAGGGCAATGAGCGCATCGAGCAGATGCTCGGCACGGCGGGCCTGCTGCGCGAAGGCTCGATGTATGACGCGGGCAACGTCACCATCGTCCACCACGTCAACCAGGCGCTGCGCGCCCACAAGCTGTTCTCGCGCGACAAGGACTACATCGTCCGCAACGACGAAGTGGTGATCATCGACGAGTTCACCGGCCGCATGATGCCGGGGCGGCGCTATTCGGAAGGGCTGCACCAGGCGCTCGAGGCCAAGGAGCGCGTCCAGATCCAGCCCGAGAACCAGACGCTCGCCTCCATCACCTTCCAGAACTACTTCCGCCTCTACGAGAAGCTCGCCGGCATGACCGGCACGGCGGCCACCGAGGCCGACGAGTTCATGGACATCTACAACCTCGAAGTCATCGAGATCCCGACCAACCGGCCGGTGCAGCGCATCGACGACGACGACGAGGTCTATCGTTCCGTCGACGAGAAGTACAAGGCGATCGTCCGCCTGATCGAGGAATGCCGCAAGCGCGGCCAGCCGCTCCTCGTCGGCACGACCTCGATCGAGAAATCCGAGATCCTGGCGCAATATCTGGTGCGGCAGGGCTACAAGCAGCGCGATTTCTCCGACCCCAACGCCTTCGCCTCGCTCTATGACGGCGACCAGGGCACGCCCGACGAGAAGGTGTTCGCCGTCCTCAACGCGCGCTACCACGAGCAGGAAGCCTTCATCGTCAGCCAGGCCGGCGTGCCCGGCGCGATCACCATCGCCACCAACATGGCGGGCCGCGGCACCGACATCCAGCTCGGCGGCAATGCCGACATGCGCATCAAGGTCGAGCTTGGCGACATGCCGGCCGGCCCGGAGCGCGAGGCGGCCGAGGCCGGGATCAAGGCGCAGGTCGCCAAGCTGAAGGAGAAGGCGCTGGCCGCGGGCGGGCTCTACATCATCGGCACCGAACGCCATGAGAGCCGTCGCATCGACAACCAGTTGCGCGGCCGCTCCGGCCGCCAGGGCGACCCGGGCCATTCGCGCTTCTTCCTGTCGCTGCAGGACGACCTCATGCGCATCTTCGGCTCCGACCGCATGGACGGCATGCTGCAGAAGCTCGGCCTCAAGGAGGACGAGGCCATCGTCCATCCCTGGATCAACCGGGCGCTCGAAAAGGCACAGCAGAAGGTCGAGGCGCGCAATTTCGACATCCGCAAGAACATCCTCAAATATGACAATGTGCTCAACGACCAGCGCAAGGAGATCTTCGAGCACCGCCGCGAACTGATGGCGCAGGAATCGGTCGCCGATTCGATCGCCGATTTCCGCCACCTCGTCATCGACGAGCTCGTCCGGGCCCATGTTCCGGAGAATGCCTATCCCGAGCAGTGGGATACCGCCGGGCTGCATGCGGCGATCAACGACATCCTCAATCTGGACCTGCCGGTCGAGGACTGGGCCAAGGAAGAGGGCATCGCCGACGAGGAACTGACGACACGCATCATCGAGGCCGCCGACGGCAATGCCGAGGCGCGTGCCGCCTCCTTCGGCGAGGAGGTGACGCGCCAGATCGAGAAGGCGGTCCTGCTCCAGACCCTGGACAATCTCTGGCGCGAGCACATCGTCACGCTCGACCACCTGCGCCAGGTGATCGGACTGCGCAGCATGGCCCAGCGCGACCCGCTGATCGAATATAAGAGCGAAGGCTACCAGCTGTTCGGCGAGTTGATGCGGCGCTGGCGCGAGGACGTCACCCGCACGATGTTCCGCCTGCAGGTCATGCAGCAGCCGCCCGAGCAGCCGCCGCTCCCCTTCATGACCGCGCATCATTTCGATCCGACCACCGGCGAGGACGAGTTCGCCGCGGCCGGCAGTGGCTTCGGCCAGGAGGCCCCGGCGCTCGCCATCAGCGATGCCGCGGCGATGCCGGTGGTGGCACCGGAGGACCGCGACCCGAACGATCCGGCAACCTGGGGACGGGTCGGGCGCAACGAACCCTGCCCCTGCGGCTCGGGCAAGAAATACAAGCATTGCCACGGCCAGATCGCCTGA
- a CDS encoding peptidylprolyl isomerase — MISLRRVRPAASLLAGVALFALAAAPLHAADAAKPADAKPVATVNGQPITQEDLTIVGEDLAATLPPQATEAQKQDYITNFAINLRLAAAEAEKEKVGDPAEIEKKLAYYRQRILMEALMSKAAKDAVTDEAVKKTYDEAVKKVPPQEEVHARHILLDNEADAKKAYARVKAGEDFAKVAKEMSKDPGATDGGDLGWFTRDRMVKEFADAAFALKPGEISEPVKSQFGWHVIKLEDRREKAPPTLDQVKPQIASYLAQQAQQDLLTKLRAGAKIDQPTPASTGPAMDSGVPLPPPDGSQPDAAPAPAPAPAPAQ; from the coding sequence ATGATCTCACTTCGCCGCGTGCGTCCTGCCGCGTCACTGCTCGCCGGTGTCGCCCTGTTCGCCCTCGCTGCAGCGCCGCTCCATGCCGCGGATGCGGCCAAGCCAGCGGATGCCAAGCCCGTCGCGACGGTCAACGGCCAGCCGATCACCCAGGAGGACCTGACGATCGTCGGTGAAGACCTTGCCGCCACCTTGCCGCCGCAGGCCACCGAGGCCCAGAAGCAGGACTACATCACGAATTTCGCGATCAACCTGCGCCTGGCCGCCGCCGAGGCCGAGAAGGAGAAGGTCGGCGATCCCGCCGAGATCGAGAAGAAGCTCGCCTATTACCGCCAGCGCATCCTGATGGAAGCGCTGATGAGCAAGGCGGCCAAGGATGCGGTCACCGACGAGGCGGTCAAGAAGACCTATGACGAAGCGGTCAAGAAGGTGCCGCCCCAGGAAGAGGTGCACGCCCGCCACATCCTCCTCGACAACGAGGCCGACGCCAAGAAGGCCTATGCCCGCGTGAAGGCGGGAGAGGACTTCGCCAAGGTGGCCAAGGAGATGTCGAAGGATCCCGGCGCGACCGACGGCGGCGATCTCGGCTGGTTCACCCGCGACCGCATGGTGAAGGAGTTCGCCGATGCCGCCTTCGCGCTCAAGCCGGGCGAGATTTCGGAGCCGGTGAAGTCGCAGTTCGGCTGGCATGTCATCAAGCTGGAGGATCGCCGCGAGAAGGCGCCGCCGACGCTCGACCAGGTCAAGCCGCAGATCGCCAGCTACCTGGCGCAGCAGGCCCAGCAGGACCTGCTCACCAAGCTGCGCGCCGGCGCCAAGATCGACCAGCCGACCCCCGCCTCCACCGGCCCCGCCATGGATTCGGGCGTGCCGCTGCCGCCGCCCGACGGCTCCCAGCCCGACGCGGCGCCCGCGCCGGCGCCGGCACCTGCCCCGGCACAATAG
- the argJ gene encoding bifunctional glutamate N-acetyltransferase/amino-acid acetyltransferase ArgJ yields the protein MAKAAPLSPLAPARFPDLPPVPGIRLATAEAGIRYRGRTDVLFVLMDEGTQAAGVFTRSKCPSAPVDWCREALKDGTARALVVNSGNANAFTGRKGSEAVALTAQLAAEAAGCRPSQVYLASTGVIGEPLDATKFQGVLVETAGRATPGAFEAAGRAIMTTDTFPKGATARVDFGGVPVTINGIAKGAGMIAPDMATMLSFIFTDAPIAAPVLQGLLSKGVIDSFNAVTVDSDTSTSDTLLLFATGKAGGAPATDAADPRLQAFAAALDGVLLDLAQQVARDGEGARKFITVEVRGATSKQAARRIALSIANSPLVKTAVAGEDANWGRVVMAVGKAGEEADRDRLAIYFGGIRVAADGERDPSYDEEKVSAYMRGQEITIAVDIGLGEASDRVYSCDLTKEYIAINGDYRS from the coding sequence ATGGCCAAGGCTGCGCCCCTGTCTCCGCTCGCCCCCGCGCGTTTTCCCGACCTGCCGCCGGTTCCCGGCATCCGGCTCGCGACCGCGGAGGCCGGCATCCGCTATCGCGGCCGCACCGACGTGCTGTTCGTCCTGATGGACGAGGGCACGCAGGCCGCCGGTGTCTTCACCCGCTCCAAATGTCCCTCCGCCCCGGTCGACTGGTGCCGCGAGGCGCTGAAGGACGGCACGGCGCGGGCGCTGGTCGTCAATTCGGGCAATGCCAACGCCTTCACCGGCCGAAAGGGCAGCGAGGCCGTGGCGCTCACCGCGCAGCTGGCGGCCGAGGCCGCCGGATGCCGGCCGAGCCAGGTCTATCTCGCCTCGACCGGTGTGATCGGCGAACCGCTCGACGCCACCAAATTCCAGGGCGTGCTGGTCGAGACCGCCGGCCGTGCGACGCCGGGCGCCTTCGAGGCGGCGGGCCGCGCCATCATGACCACCGACACCTTCCCCAAGGGCGCCACCGCCCGCGTCGATTTCGGCGGCGTGCCGGTGACGATCAACGGCATCGCCAAGGGCGCCGGCATGATCGCGCCGGACATGGCGACCATGCTCTCCTTCATCTTCACCGACGCGCCGATCGCGGCGCCGGTGCTGCAGGGCCTGCTGTCGAAGGGCGTCATCGACAGCTTCAATGCGGTGACGGTCGATTCCGACACCTCGACCTCCGACACGCTGCTGCTGTTCGCCACCGGCAAGGCCGGCGGCGCCCCGGCGACCGACGCGGCGGATCCGCGGCTGCAGGCCTTCGCCGCGGCGCTCGACGGCGTGCTGCTCGACCTCGCCCAGCAGGTCGCCCGCGACGGCGAGGGCGCCCGCAAGTTCATCACGGTCGAGGTGCGCGGCGCCACCAGCAAGCAGGCGGCGCGGCGCATCGCCTTGTCGATCGCCAATTCCCCGCTGGTCAAGACGGCGGTCGCCGGCGAGGATGCCAATTGGGGCCGCGTGGTGATGGCGGTCGGCAAGGCCGGCGAGGAAGCCGATCGCGACCGGCTCGCCATCTATTTCGGCGGCATCCGCGTGGCGGCCGACGGCGAGCGCGACCCTTCCTACGACGAGGAGAAGGTGTCGGCCTATATGCGCGGGCAGGAGATCACCATCGCCGTCGACATCGGCCTCGGCGAGGCATCCGACCGGGTCTACAGCTGCGACCTGACCAAGGAATATATCGCCATCAACGGCGATTACCGGTCGTGA
- the mutT gene encoding 8-oxo-dGTP diphosphatase MutT, whose protein sequence is MTRLLLVAACALVDADSRVLISQRPEGKAMAGLWEFPGGKIEAGERPEESLIRELREELGIEVEEACLAPLTFASHAYADFVLLMPLWVCRRWKGTPRGCEGQALKWVAPTKLRDYPMPPADEPLIPALIDLLPAR, encoded by the coding sequence GTGACGCGCCTGCTCCTGGTCGCAGCCTGCGCGCTCGTCGACGCCGATTCGCGCGTGCTGATCTCCCAGCGCCCGGAAGGCAAGGCGATGGCCGGCCTCTGGGAGTTTCCGGGCGGCAAGATCGAGGCCGGCGAGCGCCCCGAGGAATCACTGATCCGCGAATTGCGCGAGGAACTCGGCATCGAGGTGGAGGAGGCCTGCCTGGCGCCCCTCACCTTCGCCAGCCACGCCTATGCGGATTTCGTGCTGCTGATGCCGCTGTGGGTATGCCGGCGCTGGAAGGGCACGCCCCGCGGCTGCGAAGGGCAGGCGCTCAAATGGGTGGCGCCCACCAAGCTGCGGGACTATCCGATGCCGCCCGCCGACGAGCCGCTGATCCCGGCACTGATTGACCTCCTGCCGGCGCGGTGA
- a CDS encoding Panacea domain-containing protein yields MQLQKLAYIANGWNTVINGEKLISDTAQAWTFGPVYPNLYEHTKYFGKDPIGRLITPADIDVFRFFAHGSDKDAPAYKADLTQQERDVISHVWRRYGTLDGIKLSELTHQPGTPWFKAYSRGKNSELRDSDIEEHYLKIAEKSVAGQAQEI; encoded by the coding sequence ATGCAGCTTCAGAAGCTGGCTTACATCGCGAATGGTTGGAATACGGTTATTAATGGCGAAAAGCTGATTTCTGATACAGCTCAGGCGTGGACTTTCGGTCCTGTTTATCCAAATCTCTATGAGCATACGAAATATTTCGGCAAAGATCCGATCGGTAGGCTTATTACTCCTGCAGATATCGATGTATTTCGTTTTTTTGCTCATGGGTCCGATAAAGATGCTCCTGCCTATAAGGCGGATTTGACACAGCAGGAGCGAGATGTAATTTCTCATGTCTGGCGCAGGTACGGGACGCTGGATGGGATAAAGTTGTCAGAACTGACGCATCAACCGGGAACGCCATGGTTCAAGGCTTATAGTCGTGGCAAAAATAGTGAGCTTCGAGATAGCGATATAGAAGAACACTATTTAAAAATAGCGGAAAAAAGTGTCGCAGGACAAGCCCAGGAAATTTGA